The following proteins come from a genomic window of Candidatus Binatia bacterium:
- a CDS encoding YhjD/YihY/BrkB family envelope integrity protein produces MTSKEKIQQLKSFVQDDLLHSDLANLSQFRREVYRHVRIFFAAVQGFLDNRCPLQASALTYTTLLSLVPLLALMFAILKGLGVQNQLQPILLEKLSAGSEEIVRQIIGYIDKTDVKALGAIGLASLLATAISLVGNIELALNRIWGVQRPRSLGRKFADYLSVLLTCPILFVAALGLTSSIQNVSIVQWIVDLPGMSHLVLLLAVLSPYVLMWIALTFIYNYLPNTSVRLSSAFYGGVIAGTLWQLVQWGYIHFQIGVAKYNAIYGAFAQLPIFLVWLYTGWNVVLFGAVISFAHQNPRKEAKELSVADAPYSFREELGLKLLWLIGKNFDEGKEPYSAEALAQKLAAPVKIVGEILEQHCRAGFLVAAAREPQEHIYLLARPPEKLRFDEVIEAMRRYGGDDLKIKRVEGEDDLKKTLDLIAESRREALSHVTLRDFLSQKSA; encoded by the coding sequence ATGACTTCCAAAGAAAAGATTCAACAGCTCAAGAGCTTCGTCCAAGACGACCTCTTACACAGCGATCTCGCGAACCTCTCGCAATTCAGGCGAGAAGTTTACCGCCACGTCCGCATCTTTTTCGCCGCCGTCCAGGGATTCCTCGACAACCGCTGCCCGCTACAGGCGTCGGCTCTCACCTATACGACGCTCCTCTCGCTCGTCCCCCTGCTCGCTCTCATGTTCGCGATTCTCAAAGGCCTCGGCGTGCAGAACCAGTTGCAGCCAATCCTGTTGGAAAAACTCAGCGCGGGCTCCGAGGAGATTGTTCGCCAGATCATCGGCTACATCGACAAGACCGACGTCAAGGCACTCGGCGCGATCGGGCTCGCGAGCTTGCTCGCCACCGCTATCTCGCTCGTCGGCAACATCGAGCTGGCGCTGAACCGGATCTGGGGCGTGCAGCGCCCGCGCTCGCTGGGGCGAAAGTTCGCCGACTATCTGAGCGTGCTCTTGACCTGCCCGATTCTTTTCGTCGCCGCCCTCGGCCTCACGAGCTCGATCCAGAACGTGTCGATCGTCCAGTGGATCGTCGATCTTCCCGGCATGAGCCATCTGGTCTTGCTCCTCGCGGTCCTCTCACCCTACGTGCTGATGTGGATCGCGCTCACCTTCATTTACAACTACCTGCCGAACACGAGCGTGCGCCTGTCCTCGGCGTTTTACGGCGGCGTCATCGCGGGAACGCTGTGGCAGCTCGTGCAGTGGGGCTACATTCATTTCCAGATCGGCGTCGCCAAGTACAACGCCATTTACGGCGCCTTCGCGCAGCTCCCGATCTTTCTCGTCTGGCTCTACACCGGCTGGAACGTCGTCCTCTTCGGCGCCGTCATCTCCTTCGCCCATCAAAACCCGCGCAAAGAAGCGAAAGAGCTGAGCGTAGCCGACGCGCCGTATTCTTTCCGGGAAGAGCTGGGGCTCAAGCTCCTGTGGCTGATCGGGAAAAACTTCGACGAGGGCAAGGAGCCGTACAGCGCCGAAGCGCTGGCGCAGAAGCTCGCCGCGCCGGTGAAAATCGTGGGCGAGATCCTCGAGCAGCACTGCCGCGCGGGATTTCTCGTCGCCGCGGCCCGGGAACCGCAGGAGCATATCTATCTCCTCGCCAGGCCGCCGGAGAAGCTCCGATTCGACGAGGTGATCGAGGCGATGCGCCGATACGGCGGCGACGATCTCAAGATCAAGCGCGTCGAGGGAGAAGATGATTTGAAAAAAACTCTCGATCTGATCGCCGAATCGCGCCGCGAGGCCCTCTCGCACGTCACCTTGCGGGACTTTTTGTCGCAGAAAAGCGCGTAA
- a CDS encoding APC family permease, whose translation MQPRRTLGFTQLVALAFFCVAGGAYGFEDAVGAGGPMIALLAIMIAPWLWSFPTALMTAELSTAMPEDGGYVLWVERAFGRFWGFQEGWWSWLCSFADNALYPVMFVDYLTYLRGDMTPSERWSIGAALIAATTWLNIRGTSLVGTSLVVFGVLVLAPFAAMVLLGAPQIEPASWTAGGGKGDWALLLSIVLWNTSGWDNAGCCAGEVRKPNKNYPAAMAVAVVLVTLAYLLPVAVGVSVDTNWEQWEEGYFPKVAAAIGGGWLGGWLTIAGLISAAGLLSALLCTSSRVPYAMAERGMLPAPLKKLHPRYATPWLAILVNAAGLSVLIPFSFQELVQIDMFLYALALILEFAALVWLRFKEPGMARPYRIPFGAPGVIALSAPPVLLCMASIALADGPTKWTGIAGIAIGLVVYPWFRTPAEATLASTSAS comes from the coding sequence ATGCAACCCCGTCGCACACTCGGCTTCACGCAGCTCGTCGCGCTGGCGTTCTTTTGCGTCGCGGGCGGCGCTTACGGCTTCGAGGACGCCGTCGGCGCCGGCGGCCCGATGATCGCGCTCCTGGCGATCATGATCGCGCCGTGGCTGTGGAGCTTTCCGACTGCGCTGATGACGGCGGAGCTTTCGACCGCGATGCCGGAGGACGGCGGCTACGTCCTCTGGGTCGAGCGCGCCTTCGGCAGATTCTGGGGCTTTCAGGAAGGCTGGTGGAGCTGGCTCTGCAGCTTCGCCGACAACGCTCTCTATCCGGTAATGTTCGTCGATTATCTGACGTATCTCAGAGGCGACATGACGCCGTCGGAGCGATGGTCGATCGGCGCGGCTCTGATCGCCGCGACCACATGGCTCAACATCCGCGGCACCTCCCTCGTCGGTACGAGCCTGGTCGTCTTCGGCGTGCTGGTCTTGGCGCCGTTCGCCGCCATGGTTCTTCTCGGCGCGCCTCAAATCGAACCCGCGTCGTGGACCGCGGGCGGCGGCAAGGGAGATTGGGCTTTGTTGCTCAGCATCGTCCTTTGGAACACGAGCGGCTGGGACAACGCCGGGTGCTGCGCCGGAGAAGTCCGAAAACCGAACAAGAATTATCCAGCGGCGATGGCCGTCGCCGTCGTGTTGGTAACGCTCGCCTACCTCCTTCCCGTCGCCGTCGGCGTCAGTGTCGATACGAACTGGGAGCAATGGGAGGAAGGTTACTTCCCGAAAGTCGCGGCGGCGATCGGCGGCGGCTGGCTCGGCGGCTGGCTCACCATCGCGGGGTTGATCAGCGCGGCAGGACTGCTGAGCGCGCTCCTCTGCACGTCGTCGCGCGTGCCATACGCGATGGCCGAGCGCGGCATGCTGCCCGCGCCGCTCAAAAAACTCCACCCGCGCTATGCCACGCCGTGGCTCGCGATTCTCGTCAACGCCGCCGGCCTCTCCGTGTTGATTCCTTTCTCGTTTCAAGAATTGGTGCAGATCGACATGTTTCTCTACGCGCTGGCGTTGATCCTCGAATTCGCCGCGCTCGTGTGGCTGCGCTTCAAAGAACCGGGCATGGCGCGGCCTTACCGGATTCCCTTCGGTGCGCCGGGCGTCATCGCCCTCAGCGCTCCGCCGGTCCTTCTGTGCATGGCGAGCATCGCGCTCGCCGACGGACCGACAAAATGGACCGGCATCGCCGGCATCGCCATTGGCCTTGTAGTTTATCCGTGGTTCCGCACACCAGCGGAGGCGACGCTGGCGTC